Proteins from a single region of Budorcas taxicolor isolate Tak-1 chromosome 11, Takin1.1, whole genome shotgun sequence:
- the LCN6 gene encoding epididymal-specific lipocalin-6, whose protein sequence is MRAALLAALLAVVSAPSTQAVWLGRLDPQQLMGSWYVLAVASGEKDFALEKATKSVEGVEVMLTSQNTLKMRASRHRLERCHLQAVELRRQNSGWVFGNPSLGVLEYRVLGTNFRDYAIVFTQLEAQEEAFSTVELYSRTALASQEALGRFAKWSRSLGFLSQQQAELQRDCECRQMLGGCLPA, encoded by the exons ATGCGCGCAGCGCTGCTGGCCGCCCTGCTGGCTGTGGTCTCAGCGCCCAGCACCCAGGCCGTGTGGCTGGGGAGGCTGGATCCTCAGCAG CTCATGGGGTCCTGGTACGTCCTCGCCGTGGCCTCGGGGGAGAAGGACTTTGCGCTGGAGAAGGCCACGAAGAGTGTCGAGGGGGTCGAGGTGATGCTGACGTCCCAGAACACCCTGAAGATGCGGGCTTCCCGGCACAG GCTGGAGAGATGCCACCTGCAGGCTGTGGAGCTGCGGAGACAAAATTCCGGATGGGTCTTCGGGAATCCCT CCCTGGGCGTGCTGGAGTACCGGGTGCTGGGCACCAACTTCAGGGACTACGCCATAGTGTTCACGCagctggaggcccaggaggaGGCCTTCAGCACCGTGGAGCTGTACA GCCGGACGGCCCTGGCCAGTCAGGAGGCCCTGGGCCGCTTCGCCAAGTGGAGCCGGAGCCTGGGCTTCCTGTCGCAGCAGCAGGCCGAGCTCCAGAGGGACTGTGAGTGTCGCCAGATGCTGGGGGGCTGTTTGCCGGCCTGA
- the LOC128055765 gene encoding lipocalin-15-like, whose product MGATLLSCVLLLLWPPSARADVLVQPDFDANKFSGLWYVVSMVSDCTVFLGKKDHLLMSTRDIKASAGGNLSVHMEFPRADGCNQADAEYLRVGAQGHFRVPALGYLDVRVVDTDYSSFAVVYIYKELEGALSTMVQLYSRTREASPQALEAFQDFYPTVGLPADMVAMLPKSGGQARTLRAPETQFGPSQFELEQRRAVLTHSPPALHLPVPHPLRASPGASPFCSINRFCSFEAPGFFGEVVREDPGSPP is encoded by the exons ATGGGGGCCACGCTGCTGAGCTGCGTCCTGCTGCTGCTCTGGCCACCCTCGGCTCGGGCTGACGTCCTGGTGCAGCCAGATTTTGATGCCAACAAG TTCTCAGGCCTCTGGTACGTGGTCTCCATGGTGTCTGACTGCACGGTCTTCTTGGGCAAGAAGGACCACCTGCTGATGTCCACCAGGGACATCAAGGCCTCGGCGGGGGGCAACCTCAGCGTCCACATGGAGTTCCCCAG GGCTGACGGCTGTAACCAAGCGGATGCGGAGTACCTGAGAGTTGGTGCCCAGGGGCACTTCCGAGTCCCAG CCTTGGGCTACCTGGACGTGCGCGTGGTGGACACGGACTACAGCTCCTTCGCCGTGGTCTACATCTACAAGGAGCTGGAGGGCGCGCTCAGCACCATGGTGCAGCTCTACA GCCGAACCCGAGAAGCGAGTCCCCAGGCCCTGGAGGCCTTCCAGGACTTCTACCCAACGGTGGGGCTGCCAGCGGACATGGTGGCCATGCTCCCCAAGTCAG GGGGACAGGCACGCACCCTGAGGGCTCCGGAGACCCAGTTTGGCCCTTCCCAG TTCGAGCTGGAGCAGCGCCGAGCCGTCCTGACCCACAGCCCTCCGGCCCTGCATCTCCCCGTCCCCCACCCTCTGCGGGCATCTCCTGGGGCCTCCCCCTTCTGCTCAATAAACAGATTCTGCAGTTTTGAGGCCCCTGGATTCTTTGGAGAGGTCGTCAGGGAGGACCCTGGGTCCCCGCCGTGA
- the LOC128056870 gene encoding epididymal-specific lipocalin-8-like, translating into MGAGLLSALLGLALAQVQMTPQGLDLQKMVGFWWEAGVASRENLALKTPRRLEALFLTLSGETLTVTVAYNNSGSCQTEEIVSSEMNVLGKFVFPGRREIHVMDTDYEQYAILRVSLQWQNNEFYVFKYFTRSLGGECEPGFLKFRELTTDMGLYLVGRHGRCARLLKGLRETGL; encoded by the exons ATGGGGGCCGGGCTGCTGAGCGCCCTCCTGGGCCTCGCGCTGGCCCAGGTGCAGATGACTCCGCAGGGCCTGGACCTGCAGAAG ATGGTAGGATTCTGGTGGGAAGCTGGTGTGGCCTCCAGAGAAAACTTGGCACTGAAGACCCCGAGGAGGCTGGAGGCCTTGTTCCTGACCTTGAGTGGGGAGACGCTGACTGTGACGGTCGCCTACAACAA CTCAGGAAGTTGTCAGACTGAAGAAATAGTGAGCTCAGAAATGAATGTTTTGGGGAAATTTGTGTTTCCTG GCCGCCGGGAGATCCACGTGATGGACACGGACTATGAGCAGTACGCCATCCTGCGCGTGTCCCTCCAGTGGCAGAACAATGAGTTTTACGTGTTCAAGTATTTCA CTCGGAGCCTGGGCGGCGAGTGTGAGCCTGGGTTCCTGAAGTTCCGGGAGCTGACCACAGACATGGGGCTGTACCTGGTGGGCCGGCACG GGAGGTGCGCCAGGCTCCTGAAGGGG CTCCGAGAGACGGGACTGTGA
- the TMEM141 gene encoding transmembrane protein 141 produces MVNLGLSRVDDAVASKHPGLGEYTACQSNAFVKGVSAFVTGTGTTFGLQMLVQRKLPYPFQWKVLLAVVAGSVASYWVTRVESQKCSKLWLFLETGQLPKDMGTDRRS; encoded by the exons ATGGTGAACCTGGGCCTGTCCCGGGTGGACGACGCCGTGGCCAGCAAGCACCCG gGACTAGGCGAGTACACCGCGTGCCAGTCGAATGCTTTCGTGAAGGGCGTTTCCGCCTTTGTCACAG GCACCGGCACGACCTTCGGCCTGCAGATGCTGGTTCAGAGGAAGCTTCCATACCCCTTTCAGTGGAAGGTGCTGCTGGCTGTGG TCGCAGGCTCAGTAGCCAGCTACTGGGTGACGCGTGTGGAGTCGCAGAAGTGCAGCAAACTCTGGCTCTTCCTGGAGACAGGGCAGCTCCCCAAAGACATGGGCACAG ATCGGCGCAGCTAG
- the LOC128057001 gene encoding epididymal-specific lipocalin-5-like: MRGSLLAALLGLLVMLAAGKEDLGLQNFNLTQFSGMWYEIALASNLENQSSSPGRKVGAVIVEQDGPHLALTSVSDHMNLCMKEKNQAVKGDAPGKFKLPLDSGGKEVIVVATDYKTYAVMSIVLHGGEKPSRVLKLYSRTLEHNEKATEKFVEKAVEQGLSVSDVQLLTKDLTCVNLLS; encoded by the exons ATGAGGGGCAGCTTGCTTGCGGCCCTGCTGGGGCTCCTCGTGATGCTGGCAGCTGGCAAGGAGGACTTGGGCCTCCAGAACTTCAACTTGACCCAG TTTTCAGGTATGTGGTACGAGATTGCCTTGGCCTCCAACCTGGAGAACCAGAGCTCGTCCCCAGGGCGGAAGGTGGGGGCTGTGATAGTGGAGCAGGACGGGCCCCACCTTGCCCTGACCTCCGTATCTGACCA CATGAACCTGTGCATGAAGGAGAAGAACCAGGCAGTGAAGGGGGACGCCCCCGGGAAGTTCAAGCTCCCTTTAGACTCTG GAGGCAAAGAGGTCATCGTGGTGGCCACGGACTACAAGACCTACGCCGTCATGAGCATCGTCCTGCACGGAGGCGAGAAGCCCAGCCGCGTGCTGAAGCTCTACA GCCGGACCTTGGAACACAATGAGAAAGCCACAGAAAAGTTCGTGGAGAAGGCCGTGGAGCAGGGGCTGTCGGTCTCAGACGTGCAGCTGCTCACCAAGGACT TGACCTGTGTGAACCTGCTGTCCTAG